The Corallococcus caeni genomic interval CGGAAGGGATGCCCGTTGACGGTGCCCACCACGGGCGGCCGTGCTTCACCGTATTCCTCGCGGCTGTCGAACGGACAGCGCACGAAGCGGCCTCCCGCGTCGTTGGCCACTTCGAGCTTCGCCTTGAACTTGCGTGAGGCCATGGGCGCGTCTCCCTGCTACGGCTTGACGAACTTGAACGCGAACCGGTCGCTGGTGCCCCGGCGCTCGCCCGCGGCTCCCGGGCTGGAGTTCCAGTCGCGCGTGTCCTCGGGGTTGCGCCAGGTGTTGGCCTCCTCCTGGAGCTTGAAGCCCGCGGCCTGCACCTCCTCGCGCACCAGCTGCTCGTCGATGCGGTGCAGCGTCTGGCCCTCCGTGATGCCCGTGCCCGGCCGCCCGCTGGAGTCGAGGATGACGTAGACGCCGCCGGGCTTGAGCGCCTGGAACACCGCCGCGTTCATCTTCGCCCGGTCCACGGCCAGCCAGCCGGTGTCGTGGTAGATGATGTGGCTCACCACCGCGTCCAGCGTGCCGTTCAGCTCGGGCGGGAAGGGGGCGTCCAGCTCGCGGTCCAGGCGCACCACGTTCTGGTTCACCGGCCGCGCCAGCCGCTCCTGCCACGGCTTCTCCGCGAACCGCTCCAGCACGACCTTGGGATTCTCACCGTACACCTTGCCCGTGGGACCCACCGCGCGCGCCAGCAGCTCCGTGGTGTATCCGCCGCCCGCCATCAGC includes:
- a CDS encoding class I SAM-dependent methyltransferase, whose product is MRNALMAVSFLALAGCSHSTPTAPASSTQAQAASVPAQALVDAPDRTEADRKLDAGRHPAALLEFVGVKPGMQVAELMAGGGYTTELLARAVGPTGKVYGENPKVVLERFAEKPWQERLARPVNQNVVRLDRELDAPFPPELNGTLDAVVSHIIYHDTGWLAVDRAKMNAAVFQALKPGGVYVILDSSGRPGTGITEGQTLHRIDEQLVREEVQAAGFKLQEEANTWRNPEDTRDWNSSPGAAGERRGTSDRFAFKFVKP